The window GGTCCGTGATCAGTACGGCTGCAGCACACCCACCGACAGCAGCACGATCAGCACGATGCCGAGCATCACGCGGTAGATCACGAACGGCAGGAAGCTCCCGCGCTTGAGGTAGCGCATGAGGAACGCGATCACCGCGAGTCCCACACCGAACGCGACCACCGTCGCCACGGCCGTGTCGAACTGACCGTACAGACCGCCGGGCTCTTCGAAGCTCTGCAGCAGTTCGTAGAAGCCGCTGCCGAACACCGCGGGCACGGCCAGCAGGAAGGCGTACTCGGCCGCGGCGGGGCGGGTGTATCCGAGGGCGAGCCCGAGCGTGGTGGTCGCGCCCGAGCGCGACACTCCCGGGACGAGGGCGAGCGCCTGGGCGAATCCGAGGGCGAGGCCGTGCGGATAGGTCAGATCGCTCAGCTCCCGCCGACGCGCGCCCCAGCGGTCGGCGGCGCCCAGCAGCAGACCGAAGACGATCAGCACGATCGCCACGAGCCAGAGGTTTCGGAAGGTGTCGCGGATGACGTCCTGCAGGAGGAATCCGAGCACGCCGATCGGGATCGTACCGATGATGATCAGCCAGCCCATGCGGGCATCGGGGTCGTTCCGCGGGACGCGTCCCGCGAGGGACTGCGCCCACCGCGAGATGATCCGCACGATCGTCTTCCAGAAGTAGAGCAGGACGGCGGCTTCGGTTCCGATCTGGGTGATCGCGGTGAAGGTGGCCCCGGGGTCCTCTGCGGAGGGCAGGAACTCCCCCACGATGCGCAGGTGCGCGCTGGAGGACACCGGGAGGAATTCGGTGAGGCCCTGAACGATGCCGAGGAAGATCGCCTCAATGAGCTGCATGTGCGCCTTTCGGTGAGCAGTGACGGGGGGCGGCGCCGGTCAGCAGGTGCGCAGGAGATCGGTGAGCACCCGCTGACCGAACTCGAGTGCCGCGATCGGCACCCGCTCGTCGACGCCGTGGAACATACCGGTGAAGTCCAGATCGGCCGGCAGACGCAACGGTGCGAATCCGTAGCCGGCGATGCCCAGCTCGGCCAGAGCCTTATTGTCGGTGCCGCCGCCCATGAGATACGGGATGACGGGGGTTCCGGGGTCGTGCGCATCCAGCGCGCGCACCATCGCGTCGACGAGGTCCCCCCCGAACGGCACCTCCAGCCCGATGTCGCGGTGCACGACCTCCACCTCGACGTCGTCGCCGACGATGCGCTGGATGTCGGCGAGGGCGGCGTCCTCGGTGCCCGGAAGCACCCGGACGTCGATGAGCGCCTCTGCGCGGTCGGGGATCACGTTGTGCTTGTACCCAGCGGTCAGTCCGGTGGGGTTGGTCGTCGTCCGCAGCGTCGAGCGCAGGAACCCGGCAGCCGGGCCGGTCTCTGCGGCCAGCTCGTCGGGATCGCCGCCTGGACGCCCGGAGAGCTCGCCGAGCGCCGACACCAGCTGGGCCGTCGTGTCGGTCAGCGTCACCGGCCAGGCGGTGCGGCCGAGGGAAGCCACCGCTTCGGCGAGGCGGGTCACGGCGTTGTCGGGGTGGAAGCTGCTGCCGTGCGCGGCGCGGCCTCGGGCGATGAGCCGAATCCACACCAGCGCCTTCTCGCCCACCTGCAACAGGTAGGCACGGCGGTCGGCGACGGTGATGGAGTAGCCGCCGACCTCGCTGATCGCCTCGGTCGCTCCGGCGAACCACTCCGGTCGATCGCGCACGACGAGTTGCGAGCCCTCGATGCCGCCGTTCTCCTCGTCGGCGAAGAACACCAGCACGAGGTCGCGTCGGGGCCTCTCCCCCGCGCGCAGCAGGTCGGCGACCGAGGCGAGGATCATTGCGTCCATGTCCTTCATGTCCACCGCTCCGCGACCCCAGAGCATCCCGTCGCGCACCTCACCCGCGAACGGGTCGACGCTCCAGTCCT of the Microbacterium invictum genome contains:
- a CDS encoding undecaprenyl-diphosphate phosphatase encodes the protein MQLIEAIFLGIVQGLTEFLPVSSSAHLRIVGEFLPSAEDPGATFTAITQIGTEAAVLLYFWKTIVRIISRWAQSLAGRVPRNDPDARMGWLIIIGTIPIGVLGFLLQDVIRDTFRNLWLVAIVLIVFGLLLGAADRWGARRRELSDLTYPHGLALGFAQALALVPGVSRSGATTTLGLALGYTRPAAAEYAFLLAVPAVFGSGFYELLQSFEEPGGLYGQFDTAVATVVAFGVGLAVIAFLMRYLKRGSFLPFVIYRVMLGIVLIVLLSVGVLQPY
- a CDS encoding M20/M25/M40 family metallo-hydrolase, whose protein sequence is MPTPGSDLPEVARIARDLIRFDTTNYGGGRSRGEREAAEYVGAFLESLGLEPHFYEPIDRRTNVMARVPGRDPDRPALVLHGHLDVVPAVAEDWSVDPFAGEVRDGMLWGRGAVDMKDMDAMILASVADLLRAGERPRRDLVLVFFADEENGGIEGSQLVVRDRPEWFAGATEAISEVGGYSITVADRRAYLLQVGEKALVWIRLIARGRAAHGSSFHPDNAVTRLAEAVASLGRTAWPVTLTDTTAQLVSALGELSGRPGGDPDELAAETGPAAGFLRSTLRTTTNPTGLTAGYKHNVIPDRAEALIDVRVLPGTEDAALADIQRIVGDDVEVEVVHRDIGLEVPFGGDLVDAMVRALDAHDPGTPVIPYLMGGGTDNKALAELGIAGYGFAPLRLPADLDFTGMFHGVDERVPIAALEFGQRVLTDLLRTC